From a single Bryobacter aggregatus MPL3 genomic region:
- the ribD gene encoding bifunctional diaminohydroxyphosphoribosylaminopyrimidine deaminase/5-amino-6-(5-phosphoribosylamino)uracil reductase RibD, with protein sequence MHPYSTIERNLALNPYMRAALDLAREAMGQTSPNPSVGCVIVRDEVVVGRGAHYYAQRDHAEIVALAMAGETARNADVYVTLEPCSHQGRTGPCAEALISAGVRRVIAAMQDPNPLVAGMGFTRLRQAGIEVVIDHAAGVEAARINEPFLHYMRTQRPLVTLKSAVTLDGKIAAPEDNEGWITSISARTHVQSLRHHTDVMITGIGTVLADDCMLTDRTGIPRSRPLLRVVLDSQLRLPLSSRMVHTGEPSVMVATTTASSVERRNALEAKGVEVVVFDAANGRVSLELLVQELGRRKYLSAMIEAGSKVNWAALDSEVVDKIFFYYAPKILGGLQSLPVAGGLGRRRRADAIQMRDIRLHPVAPEEFAVEGWVQKD encoded by the coding sequence TTGCATCCCTATTCGACAATTGAGCGCAATCTCGCTCTGAATCCCTACATGCGCGCGGCACTGGACCTCGCGCGAGAGGCCATGGGCCAAACCAGTCCGAACCCGAGTGTCGGCTGTGTCATCGTTCGTGACGAGGTGGTGGTTGGCCGTGGAGCTCACTATTATGCCCAGCGCGATCACGCGGAAATTGTCGCGCTGGCGATGGCCGGGGAGACCGCCCGCAACGCCGATGTCTATGTCACGCTCGAACCGTGCAGCCATCAGGGGCGTACTGGCCCCTGTGCGGAGGCCCTGATCTCTGCTGGAGTGCGGCGGGTCATCGCCGCCATGCAGGACCCCAATCCGCTGGTGGCAGGAATGGGGTTCACGCGTCTGCGCCAGGCCGGAATTGAAGTGGTGATCGATCACGCCGCAGGCGTGGAAGCGGCTCGTATTAATGAGCCTTTCCTGCACTATATGAGGACCCAGCGTCCGCTCGTCACGCTCAAGAGTGCTGTTACGCTCGATGGCAAGATCGCCGCGCCCGAAGATAATGAAGGCTGGATCACGAGCATCTCCGCGCGTACTCACGTCCAAAGTCTGCGCCACCACACCGACGTCATGATCACCGGCATCGGCACCGTCCTGGCGGACGACTGCATGCTCACCGACCGTACGGGCATCCCACGCTCGCGCCCCCTTCTCCGGGTGGTTCTCGATTCTCAACTGCGCTTGCCTCTCTCCTCGCGCATGGTGCACACGGGCGAGCCCTCCGTCATGGTGGCCACTACGACCGCTTCCTCTGTGGAGCGCAGAAATGCTCTCGAGGCAAAGGGGGTTGAGGTGGTTGTGTTTGATGCGGCAAATGGCCGCGTCAGCCTCGAACTTCTGGTTCAGGAGTTAGGCCGGCGCAAGTATCTCTCGGCCATGATCGAGGCGGGCAGCAAGGTCAATTGGGCTGCGCTCGACAGCGAGGTGGTTGACAAGATTTTCTTCTATTACGCTCCAAAGATTCTCGGTGGGCTGCAGTCTCTGCCGGTTGCCGGAGGCCTCGGCAGGCGACGCCGCGCGGACGCAATTCAGATGCGCGACATCCGGCTCCATCCTGTGGCGCCTGAAGAGTTTGCCGTGGAAGGCTGGGTGCAAAAGGACTAA
- a CDS encoding riboflavin synthase → MFTGLIEALGEVVSFTPQPTGARLRIRSPYIVSDAKEGDSICVNGVCLTALEVDAEAFSADLAPETLARTALAALQAHDLVNLERSLLPTTRLGGHILQGHVDGVGQVAEIRQLGEGNWWLTIRIPDELQRYVVLKGSIAIDGISLTVAAVEDSLVSVTIIPHTWTHTNLSRRVSGDRINLETDVIAKYVEKMLGTR, encoded by the coding sequence ATGTTTACTGGTCTCATCGAAGCTCTAGGGGAAGTTGTTTCCTTCACGCCGCAGCCGACCGGCGCCCGTTTGCGGATCCGTTCCCCCTACATTGTCAGCGACGCGAAAGAGGGAGACTCCATCTGCGTCAATGGAGTTTGTCTCACTGCTCTTGAGGTCGATGCCGAAGCATTTTCCGCAGATCTTGCGCCTGAAACTCTGGCTCGCACGGCGCTCGCGGCGCTTCAGGCCCATGACCTCGTGAATCTCGAGCGCTCTCTGCTCCCGACCACGCGTCTTGGCGGTCATATTCTCCAGGGGCATGTCGATGGCGTGGGGCAGGTTGCGGAGATCCGGCAGCTTGGGGAGGGGAATTGGTGGCTCACCATTCGCATTCCTGATGAACTGCAGCGCTACGTGGTCTTGAAAGGTTCGATTGCGATCGATGGCATCAGTCTAACCGTAGCTGCGGTGGAAGATTCGCTGGTCAGCGTCACGATCATTCCCCACACCTGGACTCACACCAATCTCTCCCGGCGGGTGTCCGGCGACAGGATCAATCTGGAGACGGACGTAATTGCTAAGTATGTCGAAAAGATGCTCGGCACCCGCTAA
- a CDS encoding putative bifunctional diguanylate cyclase/phosphodiesterase encodes MRPAICELMDQFDEPVIVVDESERILFGNRTAQLRVGQTGRAMPENYKEFLVTLPEPEKFRVLHAPVAAGFVLLIGSAEGLRYVSPSFGRVFGRESTLLHKGHSSLLDFVHHEDRPVTEKHFAKVQEGAAVDHEFRIVKPSGEIRKLWNQMRPIVDEQSGELLIVSLSEDITERSEPHPILQVLSDPVRACDSASHFRRAIEDRIRIWGTTPNPPFFAVAFLDLARFRSINESFGYTAGDGLLREVARRARGALGTGDTLARFGADLYAVLLGSPQDIADAETRMRNLLLQISGNYSVGSTTVNVVPRAGLAFPNGMDCSTDSLLRDADAAHQQAKQKRESLVTSKQPGSLKSLVQSSLEFDLARAISQDEFFFEFQPVFDPGNGRVRILEALLRWHHPRLGIISPASFISLAEDSGLVLKLDMLGLERLGRQMSAWRVECPRMAEVPVSINISGRHFPNFVLEKQFHRLLRQSPLRESRIIFEITESVFVEGSHRTCAGLQGLRDAGVQIWLDDFGEGYSSFRYLTHFPIDGLKVASCFVRSCADQPRSRVVLSSLFSLARGMGMQAIAEGVETVEQFETLRAMGFEALQGYYLSRPMPAKNIPGLFADSSPRSFELARSA; translated from the coding sequence ATGCGGCCTGCAATCTGCGAACTGATGGATCAGTTCGACGAGCCAGTGATCGTGGTAGATGAATCGGAAAGAATTTTATTCGGCAACCGCACTGCGCAGTTAAGGGTAGGGCAGACCGGTCGTGCGATGCCCGAGAATTACAAAGAATTTCTGGTTACATTACCGGAGCCGGAAAAATTCCGCGTGTTACACGCTCCGGTGGCTGCGGGTTTCGTATTGCTGATTGGCTCGGCAGAAGGCTTGCGTTATGTGAGCCCCTCCTTTGGCCGTGTATTTGGCCGGGAATCGACCCTTTTGCACAAGGGCCATTCCTCGTTGCTCGATTTTGTACACCATGAGGATCGCCCCGTGACAGAAAAGCACTTTGCCAAGGTGCAAGAGGGGGCCGCTGTCGATCATGAATTCCGGATTGTGAAACCTTCGGGTGAGATCAGGAAGCTCTGGAACCAGATGCGGCCGATCGTCGATGAGCAGAGCGGCGAACTGCTCATCGTTTCTCTCTCTGAGGACATAACCGAGAGATCCGAACCTCATCCGATTCTCCAGGTTCTTTCTGATCCCGTCCGTGCCTGCGATTCCGCGAGCCACTTCCGGCGGGCCATTGAAGATCGAATCCGGATCTGGGGCACGACGCCGAACCCGCCCTTCTTTGCCGTAGCCTTCCTCGATCTGGCCCGGTTTCGATCCATCAACGAATCTTTCGGTTACACCGCCGGAGATGGGCTATTGCGCGAGGTGGCCCGCCGGGCTCGCGGGGCTCTGGGCACGGGAGATACTCTGGCTCGTTTTGGCGCCGATCTCTATGCGGTGCTGCTCGGTTCGCCGCAGGACATTGCGGACGCGGAGACGCGCATGCGGAATCTGCTGCTGCAGATCAGCGGAAACTACTCTGTCGGCAGTACTACTGTGAACGTTGTTCCTCGTGCCGGATTGGCATTCCCCAATGGAATGGACTGTTCTACGGATTCGCTCCTGCGGGACGCTGATGCGGCACACCAGCAAGCGAAGCAGAAACGGGAGAGCCTGGTCACGAGTAAACAGCCGGGATCGCTGAAGTCGCTGGTGCAGTCCTCTCTGGAATTCGATCTTGCCCGGGCCATCAGCCAGGATGAGTTCTTTTTTGAATTTCAGCCTGTCTTTGATCCGGGGAATGGGCGAGTGCGGATCCTCGAGGCTCTTCTGCGTTGGCATCACCCCCGGCTTGGGATTATTTCTCCAGCGTCCTTCATTAGCCTTGCCGAAGATTCCGGACTGGTCCTCAAGCTCGATATGCTGGGTCTTGAACGGCTCGGACGGCAGATGAGCGCCTGGCGGGTGGAGTGCCCGCGTATGGCGGAAGTCCCCGTCAGCATCAACATTTCAGGCCGTCATTTCCCCAATTTTGTCTTGGAGAAGCAATTCCACCGGCTGTTGCGCCAGTCGCCTTTGCGCGAGTCGCGCATTATTTTCGAGATCACGGAAAGCGTCTTTGTCGAAGGAAGCCACCGGACTTGCGCTGGGCTCCAAGGGCTTCGCGATGCCGGGGTACAAATCTGGCTCGATGATTTTGGCGAAGGCTACTCCTCCTTCCGTTACCTGACTCATTTCCCGATCGATGGTCTGAAGGTTGCCTCCTGTTTCGTCCGTTCCTGTGCCGATCAGCCCAGGTCTCGCGTCGTCCTTTCTTCGCTGTTTAGCCTGGCTCGCGGGATGGGCATGCAGGCCATTGCGGAGGGGGTGGAGACTGTGGAGCAGTTTGAGACACTCCGGGCCATGGGTTTTGAGGCGCTGCAGGGGTACTATCTGTCGCGGCCGATGCCGGCCAAGAATATTCCGGGCCTCTTTGCGGATTCCAGCCCGCGCAGTTTTGAGCTGGCCCGCTCCGCCTGA
- a CDS encoding acetoacetate--CoA ligase, whose amino-acid sequence MPTHLSQFLTFTGHTDYWSLYDWSIQSSPEFWSAFSHFADLPAPGEPFNFAELLLRGNEAGTVLLFRSESNEQVEWTRGHLRTAVGSYAHLLRHHGIVAGDRVAALLPNRPETIALMLATASLGAIWSSCSPDFGSQGVIDRLQQMEPKLLFSTGTSCFAGKTHSLSARLDEIRAAIPSLLAIHRIEEIALDPAPPLHFELFPHRHPLFILFSSGTTGLPKCIVHSAGGTLLQIAKEQLLHADIHPGERLFYYTTCGWMMWNWLATGLVSGATLVLYDGSPMYPDPGVLWRLAEQEGIQHFGTSAKYLALLESKGYQPRLQHDLTVLRQVLSTGSPLLPQSALFVDREIKAGVHLASISGGTDIVSCFVLGNPLLPVHGAEIQCAGLGMDVQIWNEKGERVWDEAGELVCCNQFPSMPLGFWNDPAGERYEAAYFKRFPGIWHHGDWAAQSSTTKGFTIYGRSDTTLNPGGIRIGTAEIYRQVETMEAIEESIAVAQDWHGDVRIVLFVKLRAGHSLTQELRDEIRRTLRQKASPHHVPKKILAVTAIPRTVSGKISEAAVRDAIHGRPLANQNALANPESIKEFQACPELLHD is encoded by the coding sequence ATGCCAACGCATCTCTCGCAGTTTCTGACCTTCACTGGCCATACCGATTATTGGTCTCTTTATGACTGGTCGATCCAGTCGAGTCCAGAGTTCTGGAGTGCTTTCAGCCACTTTGCCGATCTTCCAGCTCCGGGCGAGCCTTTCAATTTTGCCGAGCTTCTCTTGCGCGGCAACGAGGCCGGCACGGTGCTTCTGTTCCGCTCAGAATCGAACGAACAAGTGGAATGGACCCGAGGTCATTTGCGCACCGCCGTTGGCTCCTATGCCCATTTGCTTCGCCATCACGGCATTGTGGCGGGAGACCGCGTGGCCGCATTGCTCCCCAATCGCCCCGAAACGATTGCCTTGATGCTGGCGACGGCCAGTCTGGGCGCCATCTGGTCCTCCTGCTCTCCCGATTTCGGATCGCAGGGCGTGATCGATCGCTTGCAGCAGATGGAACCGAAACTGTTGTTCTCTACTGGTACTTCTTGCTTTGCCGGCAAGACCCACTCGCTTTCCGCCCGTCTCGACGAAATCCGTGCGGCGATCCCGAGTCTGCTGGCCATCCACCGGATCGAAGAGATCGCGCTCGACCCGGCACCGCCGCTGCACTTCGAACTCTTTCCTCATCGGCATCCGCTCTTCATCCTCTTTTCGAGTGGCACCACGGGCCTTCCCAAGTGCATTGTTCACTCTGCGGGAGGAACGCTGCTGCAGATTGCCAAGGAGCAGCTTCTCCACGCCGATATCCACCCGGGCGAGCGGCTGTTCTACTACACGACCTGCGGCTGGATGATGTGGAACTGGCTGGCCACAGGACTGGTCTCTGGAGCAACCCTGGTCCTCTATGACGGCTCGCCCATGTATCCGGATCCCGGCGTTCTCTGGCGGCTCGCCGAGCAGGAGGGGATCCAGCACTTTGGCACGAGTGCAAAATACCTCGCACTCCTTGAAAGCAAGGGGTACCAGCCGCGGTTGCAACACGATCTCACCGTACTGCGGCAGGTCCTGTCGACGGGCTCACCGCTGCTCCCGCAGAGCGCGCTCTTTGTCGATCGGGAGATCAAGGCTGGCGTGCATTTGGCTTCGATTTCGGGTGGCACCGACATCGTCTCGTGTTTTGTCCTGGGCAATCCGTTGCTGCCGGTGCATGGAGCGGAAATCCAGTGTGCCGGTCTCGGCATGGACGTGCAGATCTGGAATGAAAAAGGAGAGCGCGTCTGGGATGAAGCAGGGGAACTGGTTTGCTGCAACCAATTCCCTTCCATGCCGCTTGGCTTCTGGAACGATCCGGCCGGAGAGCGTTACGAAGCGGCCTATTTCAAGCGTTTTCCCGGCATCTGGCACCATGGAGACTGGGCCGCGCAGAGTTCTACGACCAAGGGCTTCACGATCTACGGGCGCTCTGATACGACGCTAAATCCAGGCGGGATCCGAATCGGGACTGCTGAGATTTACCGTCAGGTGGAGACGATGGAAGCGATTGAAGAATCCATTGCGGTGGCCCAGGATTGGCATGGCGACGTCCGCATTGTTTTGTTTGTGAAACTCAGAGCAGGGCATTCCCTCACCCAGGAACTGCGCGATGAGATTCGCCGCACACTCCGCCAGAAGGCCAGCCCGCATCATGTGCCAAAGAAAATCCTGGCTGTGACTGCGATTCCGAGAACGGTCAGCGGAAAAATCTCTGAGGCGGCGGTGCGCGATGCCATTCATGGCCGCCCGCTGGCAAACCAGAATGCACTTGCGAATCCGGAAAGCATAAAGGAGTTCCAGGCATGCCCAGAACTCCTTCACGATTGA
- a CDS encoding Sec-independent protein translocase subunit TatA/TatB, whose product MPNLGPMELVLILGVALLLFGGRKLPELAKGMGEGIKNFKNALKEETPPPPTQPSQPTETPKP is encoded by the coding sequence ATGCCGAATCTAGGACCGATGGAACTTGTGCTGATTCTCGGAGTTGCGCTGCTGCTGTTTGGCGGCCGTAAGCTGCCTGAGCTCGCAAAGGGAATGGGAGAAGGGATCAAGAATTTCAAGAATGCCCTGAAGGAAGAGACGCCTCCTCCTCCCACCCAGCCGTCGCAGCCGACGGAAACGCCGAAACCGTAA
- a CDS encoding alpha-ketoacid dehydrogenase subunit alpha/beta — MQAYRSEPGLRPPLQTQTKVLTPDELLRAFRLMYLSRRIDDREILLKRQNKIYFQVSAAGHEAIQVAAGLACEPGFDWFHLYYRDRALALTLGITPEQMFLQGVGAAADSMSGGRQMPSHWSSPDLHIVSGSSPTGSQYLHAIGCAQASKLLKIEGEVTLVTSGEGATSEGEFWEAINLACLHRYPVIFLIEDNGYAISVPVEFQTPGGNISKLLSGFPGLLRLDVDGLDFEASYRTMREAVEHCREGLGPVLVHATVVRPYSHSLSDDERFYKSKEERSSEAERDPIERMYRYLLEEGLISETGLRAMMTECDREVTSAADLALQHPAPASDRVYEHLYSPDIDPTSHEFAVEPQFRGEPRTMVDTINQTLAEEMRRNPRVLVFGEDVADCSREELLEEVKGKGGVFKTTLGLQREFGSARVFNTPIAEAGIVGRAIGLSLRGLKPVGEIQFFDYIWPAMMQIRDELAIMRWRSNGAWSCPAVIRVPIGGYLTGGSIYHSQCGESIFTHIPGLRVVFPSNALDACGLLRTALRSDDPVLFLEHKKLYREPYNRSPHPGEEFTIPFGKANTVKEGKDLTILCYGALVKKALDATQLVEKQQPDKTIEVIDLRSLSPYDWAAIGESVRRNHRVLIAHEDVLSWGFGAEIAARIANELFEFLDAPVGRVAAKDTWVAYNPALEDVILPQVEDLVRECERLLAY; from the coding sequence ATGCAAGCTTACCGGTCGGAGCCTGGCCTTAGACCCCCCTTACAAACACAGACGAAAGTACTGACGCCGGATGAACTGCTCCGCGCCTTCCGTTTGATGTACCTGAGCCGGCGGATTGATGACCGGGAAATCCTTCTCAAGCGCCAGAACAAGATCTACTTCCAGGTGAGCGCAGCAGGCCACGAGGCCATTCAAGTTGCTGCCGGACTCGCCTGTGAGCCCGGATTTGACTGGTTCCACTTGTATTACCGGGATCGTGCCCTCGCCCTGACGCTGGGGATCACTCCCGAACAGATGTTCCTGCAAGGCGTGGGAGCGGCGGCCGATTCGATGAGCGGCGGCCGGCAGATGCCCAGCCACTGGAGCTCGCCCGATCTGCACATTGTCAGTGGAAGCTCGCCGACAGGATCGCAGTACCTGCATGCGATTGGCTGCGCCCAAGCATCCAAATTATTGAAAATAGAAGGCGAAGTCACGCTCGTCACCAGCGGCGAAGGTGCAACGAGCGAAGGCGAATTCTGGGAGGCGATCAATCTCGCCTGCCTCCACCGCTACCCGGTGATCTTCTTGATCGAAGACAACGGCTACGCGATCAGTGTGCCGGTTGAGTTTCAGACTCCCGGCGGCAATATTTCGAAGCTTTTAAGCGGCTTTCCTGGACTGCTGCGGCTCGATGTGGATGGGCTCGATTTTGAGGCAAGCTATCGCACGATGCGGGAAGCCGTGGAGCACTGCCGCGAAGGCCTGGGGCCAGTGCTGGTCCATGCAACGGTGGTTCGCCCTTACTCCCACTCGTTGAGCGACGACGAGAGGTTCTATAAGTCAAAGGAAGAGCGGAGTTCGGAAGCCGAGCGTGATCCCATCGAGCGCATGTACCGCTATCTGCTCGAAGAGGGCCTGATCAGCGAGACCGGGTTGCGGGCCATGATGACGGAATGCGACCGCGAAGTGACCAGTGCCGCCGACCTGGCGCTCCAGCATCCGGCGCCGGCGTCCGATCGTGTTTATGAGCATCTCTATTCTCCCGACATTGATCCCACAAGCCATGAGTTTGCGGTAGAACCACAATTCCGTGGCGAGCCGCGCACGATGGTGGATACGATCAACCAGACCCTGGCCGAGGAGATGCGGCGCAATCCGCGGGTTCTCGTGTTTGGCGAGGACGTCGCCGATTGCAGCCGGGAAGAATTGCTCGAAGAGGTCAAAGGCAAGGGCGGTGTTTTCAAGACCACCTTAGGGCTCCAGCGTGAGTTTGGGAGCGCCCGTGTTTTCAATACACCCATTGCGGAAGCGGGCATTGTCGGGCGTGCGATTGGCTTGAGCCTGCGGGGCTTGAAGCCCGTGGGTGAAATTCAGTTTTTCGACTATATCTGGCCTGCAATGATGCAGATTCGCGACGAGCTTGCGATCATGCGCTGGAGGAGCAATGGCGCCTGGAGTTGCCCGGCGGTGATCCGCGTGCCGATCGGCGGCTACCTGACCGGCGGTAGCATTTATCATAGCCAGTGTGGAGAATCGATCTTTACGCACATTCCGGGACTGCGGGTGGTTTTTCCCTCCAATGCTCTCGATGCGTGCGGACTGTTGAGGACGGCGCTGCGGAGCGACGATCCTGTGCTATTTCTGGAACATAAGAAACTTTACCGGGAGCCCTATAACCGTAGCCCGCATCCTGGTGAAGAGTTTACAATCCCGTTTGGGAAAGCCAATACGGTGAAAGAGGGCAAGGACCTCACCATCCTCTGTTATGGGGCGCTGGTGAAGAAGGCCCTCGACGCGACACAGTTGGTGGAGAAGCAGCAGCCAGACAAGACGATCGAGGTGATCGACCTGCGCAGCTTATCTCCTTACGACTGGGCCGCGATCGGTGAGAGCGTGCGGCGCAATCACCGCGTGCTGATTGCCCATGAGGATGTTCTGAGTTGGGGCTTTGGCGCCGAGATCGCAGCGAGGATCGCGAACGAACTGTTCGAATTTCTCGATGCGCCGGTGGGCAGAGTGGCCGCAAAGGACACATGGGTTGCGTATAACCCTGCTCTGGAAGATGTGATTCTTCCGCAGGTTGAGGACTTGGTTCGCGAATGCGAAAGGCTATTGGCTTACTAA
- a CDS encoding cytochrome c3 family protein produces the protein MLLFVGLLAWGQGVHQLCQQCHTEAASDVEEHAHFRKGVTCASCHGSSEKHRLATGHAPPDRVATRAQVVALCGSCHPAERKSYETSKHWAALQAGAKAAQCATCHGNHAPRAVAKMERTCLSCHASLPAACAGAGKTDAKLRCATCHPAHGFAKR, from the coding sequence TTGCTCCTATTCGTGGGGCTTTTGGCCTGGGGACAGGGAGTTCATCAGCTTTGCCAGCAGTGCCATACCGAGGCGGCCAGCGACGTTGAGGAACACGCACACTTTCGCAAGGGGGTGACCTGTGCTTCCTGCCACGGAAGCAGCGAAAAGCATCGCCTGGCGACAGGGCATGCCCCGCCAGACCGGGTGGCGACCCGTGCGCAGGTGGTGGCACTCTGTGGGAGCTGCCATCCGGCCGAGCGCAAGAGCTATGAGACCAGCAAGCACTGGGCGGCGCTGCAAGCGGGCGCCAAGGCGGCGCAATGCGCCACCTGCCACGGAAATCACGCGCCCCGGGCAGTCGCCAAGATGGAGAGGACCTGCCTGAGTTGCCATGCCAGCCTTCCGGCAGCCTGTGCAGGCGCCGGCAAAACAGACGCGAAGCTCCGCTGCGCCACTTGTCATCCGGCGCACGGCTTCGCCAAGCGCTAA
- a CDS encoding alpha-hydroxy acid oxidase produces MASSPLWGAEEDVLGPVNLHEFEEVAKKKLHKLAYDFIAGGVEDERSLRANFEAYGHWDLVPRVMVDVSKVDTSTKLFGIQMDQPIIIAPTGGKELVMPKADEVVAKAALKMKTVLCSATGARKLIEDGEPLHWWVNGIGQATRQLATDFARRSEDSGAKAIVLTVDNAYQSNRDRNNRNRFDYGMMQGGVPKEGETRKLVNPALAANWQPHTPSLSWDYIDWVRGVSQLPVILKGILAPEDAETAVKRGAAGIVVSNHGGRQLDGVIGTLDALPDVVDAVGGKIPVLMDGGLRRGTDVLKALSLGAKGVLIGRPPLWGLSAYGQAGVERVLWMLGAELKLAMALAGQPSLATINRRLVRKHA; encoded by the coding sequence TTGGCATCTTCGCCTTTGTGGGGGGCTGAGGAGGATGTACTCGGTCCGGTTAATCTGCACGAGTTCGAAGAAGTAGCCAAGAAGAAGCTGCACAAGCTTGCTTACGACTTTATTGCGGGCGGCGTTGAAGATGAGCGCAGCCTGCGGGCCAATTTTGAGGCTTATGGACATTGGGACCTGGTCCCGCGGGTGATGGTCGACGTCTCGAAGGTAGACACCAGCACGAAGCTTTTCGGCATCCAGATGGATCAGCCCATCATCATTGCCCCCACCGGCGGCAAAGAACTGGTGATGCCCAAGGCCGATGAAGTGGTGGCCAAAGCTGCACTCAAAATGAAGACGGTGCTCTGCTCAGCAACCGGCGCACGGAAGTTGATCGAGGACGGCGAGCCGCTCCATTGGTGGGTAAACGGGATCGGACAAGCAACGCGCCAGTTGGCCACCGATTTTGCCCGGCGCAGCGAGGATAGCGGCGCCAAAGCCATTGTCCTCACGGTCGATAATGCGTACCAGTCGAACCGCGACCGGAACAACCGGAACCGTTTTGACTACGGCATGATGCAAGGCGGAGTGCCGAAGGAGGGCGAAACCAGAAAGCTCGTCAATCCTGCATTGGCGGCCAACTGGCAGCCGCACACGCCGAGCCTGAGCTGGGACTACATCGATTGGGTGCGCGGGGTGAGTCAGTTGCCCGTGATCCTGAAGGGAATTCTTGCACCGGAAGACGCCGAAACGGCTGTAAAGCGCGGCGCCGCGGGGATTGTCGTTTCAAATCACGGAGGCCGCCAGTTGGACGGTGTGATCGGAACACTGGATGCCCTGCCCGACGTGGTGGACGCCGTGGGCGGCAAGATTCCGGTGCTGATGGATGGAGGCTTACGGCGCGGCACGGATGTGCTGAAGGCGCTGAGCCTGGGGGCGAAAGGCGTGCTCATTGGCAGGCCGCCGCTGTGGGGGCTGAGTGCTTACGGCCAGGCGGGTGTCGAGCGGGTGCTGTGGATGCTGGGAGCAGAGCTCAAGCTGGCGATGGCGCTAGCCGGCCAGCCGAGTCTGGCGACAATCAACAGGCGGCTCGTGAGGAAACACGCTTGA